From the genome of Delphinus delphis chromosome 8, mDelDel1.2, whole genome shotgun sequence, one region includes:
- the TRMT112 gene encoding multifunctional methyltransferase subunit TRM112-like protein: MKLLTHNLLSSHVRGVGPRGFPLRLQATEVRISPVEFNPDFVARMIPKVEWAALLEAADTLHLVEVPKEPIQGYEHDERFLRKMHHVLLEVDVLEGTLQCPESGRLFPISRGIPNMLLSDEETET; encoded by the exons ATGAAGCTGCTCACCCACAACCTGCTGAGTTCGCATGTGCGGGGGGTGGGGCCCCGTGGCTTCCCCCTGCGCCTCCAG GCCACCGAGGTCCGCATCAGCCCTGTGGAGTTCAACCCCGACTTCGTAGCTCGTATGATACCCAAAGTGGAGTGGGCGGCGCTTCTGGAGGCTGCGGACACC TTGCATCTGGTCGAGGTGCCCAAAGAGCCGATTCAGGGATATGAGCATGACGAGAGATTTCTGAGAAAGATGCACCACGTTCTGCTGGAG GTGGATGTGTTGGAGGGCACCCTGCAATGCCCAGAGTCGGGACGTCTGTTCCCCATCAGCCGTGGGATCCCCAACATGCTGCTgagtgatgaggaaactgagacttaa